A single region of the Cucumis melo cultivar AY chromosome 3, USDA_Cmelo_AY_1.0, whole genome shotgun sequence genome encodes:
- the LOC103488315 gene encoding uncharacterized protein LOC103488315 isoform X2, which produces MPRPGPRPYECVRRAWHSDRHQPIRGSLIQQIFRVVHEIHNSSTKKNKEWQEVLPVVVLKAEEILYSKASSEAEYMDFGTLRYRLLDAINTIIRLDESTETGDFLQPCIEAALNLGCTPRKASRSQRNNVSTYYLSPRNQESPMLMKTSQGAVNSSRCVPYCWSLAKSVDNGMSNSGFRFQSFLPAHNSTSGKFPAFSSSHGLIGNDLPPSRFSVYPLYYGNGVQWQGQHSGFKIAPSPVSINVDSTNGGVMGKTKAYCTMAANGITQNEVMYSFTSPCDDECDLALRLGPFSASISRCENKASLGVLKVGSGSSLKETRTEDCFQVMERKFPLFSMRNAYGISEHDTWGQSLEGECVDPDTRMRKRKADFSDSLKERHFSLLPKLSSSRFIG; this is translated from the exons ATGCCAAGACCAGGGCCAAGGCCTTATGAGTGTGTAAGAAGAGCTTGGCATAGTGATAGGCACCAACCCATCAGAGGTTCTCTCATTCAACAGATTTTCAG GGTTGTGCATGAGATTCATAACTCCTCCACCAAGAAGAACAAAGAATGGCAAGAAGTGCTTCCTGTTGTTGTTCTCAAAGCTGAAGAAATTTTGTACTCCAAAGCCAGTTCTGAG GCTGAATATATGGATTTTGGTACCCTTCGATACCGCTTACTGGATGCCATTAATACCATAATAAGGCTTGATGAGAGCACAGAAACTGGAGACTTTCTTCAGCCTTGCATTGAAG CTGCTCTGAATTTAGGCTGTACACCCAGAAAGGCTTCAAGAAGCCAACGAAACaatgtctctacatactatcTCAGTCCTAGGAATCAAGAGTCTCCCATGCTAATGAAGACTTCTCAAGGAGCTGTCAATAGTTCTCGTTGTGTCCCCTATTGTTGGAGTTTGGCTAAATCTGTGGACAATGGAATGAGTAATTCAGGTTTTAGATTCCAAAGCTTTCTTCCTGCTCATAATTCAACCTCTGGAAAGTTCCCTGCTTTTTCAAGCTCACATGGTTTGATAGGAAATGATCTGCCGCCGAGCAGGTTCTCTGTCTATCCTTTATATTATGGGAATGGCGTTCAGTGGCAAGGACAACACTCTGGCTTCAAAATCGCTCCTAGTCCCGTTTCAATAAATGTTGATTCTACAAATGGAGGTGTTATGGGGAAGACTAAAGCCTATTGTACTATGGCGGCAAATGGCATCACCCAAAATGAAGTAATGTATTCTTTTACGAGCCCATGTGATGATGAATGTGATCTAGCATTGCGGTTGGGCCCTTTTTCAGCTTCAATCTCAAGATGTGAGAACAAAGCTTCGCTTGGTGTGCTTAAAGTTGGTTCAGGCAGTTCACTAAAAGAAACCAGAACCGAGGATTGTTTCCAAGTGATGGAGAGGAAGTTTCCCTTGTTTTCTATGAGAAATGCATATGGCATATCTGAGCACGATACATGGGGGCAGAGTCTAGAAGGGGAATGTGTTGATCCAGACACAAGGATGAGAAAACGGAAGGCAGATTTTAGTGATTCATTAAAGGAAAGACACTTTAGTTTGCTCCCAAAGCTTTCTTCCAGCAGGTTCATAGGCTGA
- the LOC103488317 gene encoding glycosyltransferase BC10 gives MLFPNPLSLIFALLLCLSLAIFFTTHTPTTTMNSIDYPFIFPFQSLYASNIHRKITLSPPSPPPPEDDDLLFPLAAGVNSTPSPTHKLAFLFLTNSPLPFAPLWELFFKNIPPDLFNVYIHADPTRCYDPPFSGVFANRVIPSKPTQRFSPSLSDAARRLLAHALLHDSANSMFALLSPSCIPLHSFNFTYKTLISSKKSFIEVLKSEFGAYDRWAARGPDVMLPIVKLADFRIGSQFWVLKRRHARIVVKDKTVWSKFDLPCVRQDTCYPEENYFPTLLSMWDRRGLVPATLTHVNWNGSFDGHPRTYVASDVGPDLIRGLRTARPRYGDGGRRMKVRIRTRKGGGRIVSVGKYQHQHPFLFARKFSADSLHRLMNITNDFILKD, from the coding sequence ATGTTGTTCCCTAATCCACTCTCTCTTATCTTTGCTCTGCTTCTTTGTTTATCTTTAGCTATTTTCTTCACCACCCATACCCCCACCACCACCATGAATTCCATTGATTACCCTTTTATTTTCCCATTTCAATCTCTCTACGCCTCCAACATCCATCGCAAAATTACCCTTTCTCCCCCGTCCCCGCCCCCGCCGGAGGATGATGATTTGCTCTTCCCACTAGCCGCCGGTGTAAACTCTACCCCATCGCCAACTCACAAGTTGGCCTTCTTGTTTCTCACTAATTCACCTCTTCCTTTTGCTCCTCTTTGGGAATTGTTCTTCAAAAATATCCCACCTGATCTCTTCAATGTCTACATCCATGCCGACCCCACCCGATGTTACGACCCGCCTTTCTCCGGCGTATTTGCCAACCGGGTCATCCCTTCTAAACCCACTCAGAGATTCTCACCTTCTCTTTCCGATGCCGCTCGTCGCCTTCTTGCTCACGCGCTGCTTCACGATTCTGCTAATTCCATGTTTGCGCTTCTATCCCCCTCTTGCATCCCTCTTCATTCCTTCAATTTCACATACAAAACGCTGATTAGCTCGAAGAAAAGCTTCATCGAGGTTCTCAAAAGTGAGTTCGGCGCTTACGACAGGTGGGCGGCGCGTGGCCCGGATGTGATGCTTCCGATTGTTAAATTGGCGGATTTTCGTATTGGGTCGCAGTTTTGGGTGTTGAAGCGGCGGCACGCGCGGATAGTGGTGAAAGATAAGACAGtttggtcaaagtttgacttgcCTTGTGTGCGGCAGGACACGTGTTACCCTGAGGAGAATTATTTCCCGACCTTACTCAGCATGTGGGACCGGAGAGGGCTCGTGCCAGCTACGCTTACACATGTTAACTGGAACGGGAGTTTCGACGGCCACCCACGCACCTACGTGGCATCTGACGTAGGACCGGATCTCATACGTGGTTTGAGAACCGCCCGGCCGAGATACGGCGACGGTGGAAGGCGAATGAAAGTTAGAATAAGAACCCGAAAGGGCGGCGGCCGAATTGTATCCGTTGGTAAATATCAGCATCAACACCCGTTCTTGTTTGCGAGGAAGTTTTCTGCAGACTCGCTCCACCGGTTGATGAACATAACGAATGACTTCATATTAAAAGATTGA
- the LOC103488315 gene encoding uncharacterized protein LOC103488315 isoform X1 produces MPRPGPRPYECVRRAWHSDRHQPIRGSLIQQIFRVVHEIHNSSTKKNKEWQEVLPVVVLKAEEILYSKASSEAEYMDFGTLRYRLLDAINTIIRLDESTETGDFLQPCIEAALNLGCTPRKASRSQRNNVSTYYLSPRNQESPMLMKTSQGAVNSSRCVPYCWSLAKSVDNGMSNSGFRFQSFLPAHNSTSGKFPAFSSSHGLIGNDLPPSRFSVYPLYYGNGVQWQGQHSGFKIAPSPVSINVDSTNGGVMGKTKAYCTMAANGITQNEVMYSFTSPCDDECDLALRLGPFSASISRCENKASLGVLKVGSGSSLKETRTEDCFQVMERKFPLFSMRNAYGISEHDTWGQSLEGECVDPDTRMRKRKADFSDSLKERHFSLLPKLSSSRFIG; encoded by the exons ATGCCAAGACCAGGGCCCAGGCCTTATGAGTGTGTAAGAAGAGCTTGGCATAGTGATAGGCACCAACCCATCAGAGGTTCTCTCATTCAACAGATTTTCAG GGTTGTGCATGAGATTCATAACTCCTCCACCAAGAAGAACAAAGAATGGCAAGAAGTGCTTCCTGTTGTTGTTCTCAAAGCTGAAGAAATTTTGTACTCCAAAGCCAGTTCTGAG GCTGAATATATGGATTTTGGTACCCTTCGATACCGCTTACTGGATGCCATTAATACCATAATAAGGCTTGATGAGAGCACAGAAACTGGAGACTTTCTTCAGCCTTGCATTGAAG CTGCTCTGAATTTAGGCTGTACACCCAGAAAGGCTTCAAGAAGCCAACGAAACaatgtctctacatactatcTCAGTCCTAGGAATCAAGAGTCTCCCATGCTAATGAAGACTTCTCAAGGAGCTGTCAATAGTTCTCGTTGTGTCCCCTATTGTTGGAGTTTGGCTAAATCTGTGGACAATGGAATGAGTAATTCAGGTTTTAGATTCCAAAGCTTTCTTCCTGCTCATAATTCAACCTCTGGAAAGTTCCCTGCTTTTTCAAGCTCACATGGTTTGATAGGAAATGATCTGCCGCCGAGCAGGTTCTCTGTCTATCCTTTATATTATGGGAATGGCGTTCAGTGGCAAGGACAACACTCTGGCTTCAAAATCGCTCCTAGTCCCGTTTCAATAAATGTTGATTCTACAAATGGAGGTGTTATGGGGAAGACTAAAGCCTATTGTACTATGGCGGCAAATGGCATCACCCAAAATGAAGTAATGTATTCTTTTACGAGCCCATGTGATGATGAATGTGATCTAGCATTGCGGTTGGGCCCTTTTTCAGCTTCAATCTCAAGATGTGAGAACAAAGCTTCGCTTGGTGTGCTTAAAGTTGGTTCAGGCAGTTCACTAAAAGAAACCAGAACCGAGGATTGTTTCCAAGTGATGGAGAGGAAGTTTCCCTTGTTTTCTATGAGAAATGCATATGGCATATCTGAGCACGATACATGGGGGCAGAGTCTAGAAGGGGAATGTGTTGATCCAGACACAAGGATGAGAAAACGGAAGGCAGATTTTAGTGATTCATTAAAGGAAAGACACTTTAGTTTGCTCCCAAAGCTTTCTTCCAGCAGGTTCATAGGCTGA
- the LOC103488315 gene encoding uncharacterized protein LOC103488315 isoform X3: MPRPGPRPYECVRRAWHSDRHQPIRGSLIQQIFRVVHEIHNSSTKKNKEWQEVLPVVVLKAEEILYSKASSEAEYMDFGTLRYRLLDAINTIIRLDESTETGDFLQPCIEGCTPRKASRSQRNNVSTYYLSPRNQESPMLMKTSQGAVNSSRCVPYCWSLAKSVDNGMSNSGFRFQSFLPAHNSTSGKFPAFSSSHGLIGNDLPPSRFSVYPLYYGNGVQWQGQHSGFKIAPSPVSINVDSTNGGVMGKTKAYCTMAANGITQNEVMYSFTSPCDDECDLALRLGPFSASISRCENKASLGVLKVGSGSSLKETRTEDCFQVMERKFPLFSMRNAYGISEHDTWGQSLEGECVDPDTRMRKRKADFSDSLKERHFSLLPKLSSSRFIG; the protein is encoded by the exons ATGCCAAGACCAGGGCCCAGGCCTTATGAGTGTGTAAGAAGAGCTTGGCATAGTGATAGGCACCAACCCATCAGAGGTTCTCTCATTCAACAGATTTTCAG GGTTGTGCATGAGATTCATAACTCCTCCACCAAGAAGAACAAAGAATGGCAAGAAGTGCTTCCTGTTGTTGTTCTCAAAGCTGAAGAAATTTTGTACTCCAAAGCCAGTTCTGAG GCTGAATATATGGATTTTGGTACCCTTCGATACCGCTTACTGGATGCCATTAATACCATAATAAGGCTTGATGAGAGCACAGAAACTGGAGACTTTCTTCAGCCTTGCATTGAAG GCTGTACACCCAGAAAGGCTTCAAGAAGCCAACGAAACaatgtctctacatactatcTCAGTCCTAGGAATCAAGAGTCTCCCATGCTAATGAAGACTTCTCAAGGAGCTGTCAATAGTTCTCGTTGTGTCCCCTATTGTTGGAGTTTGGCTAAATCTGTGGACAATGGAATGAGTAATTCAGGTTTTAGATTCCAAAGCTTTCTTCCTGCTCATAATTCAACCTCTGGAAAGTTCCCTGCTTTTTCAAGCTCACATGGTTTGATAGGAAATGATCTGCCGCCGAGCAGGTTCTCTGTCTATCCTTTATATTATGGGAATGGCGTTCAGTGGCAAGGACAACACTCTGGCTTCAAAATCGCTCCTAGTCCCGTTTCAATAAATGTTGATTCTACAAATGGAGGTGTTATGGGGAAGACTAAAGCCTATTGTACTATGGCGGCAAATGGCATCACCCAAAATGAAGTAATGTATTCTTTTACGAGCCCATGTGATGATGAATGTGATCTAGCATTGCGGTTGGGCCCTTTTTCAGCTTCAATCTCAAGATGTGAGAACAAAGCTTCGCTTGGTGTGCTTAAAGTTGGTTCAGGCAGTTCACTAAAAGAAACCAGAACCGAGGATTGTTTCCAAGTGATGGAGAGGAAGTTTCCCTTGTTTTCTATGAGAAATGCATATGGCATATCTGAGCACGATACATGGGGGCAGAGTCTAGAAGGGGAATGTGTTGATCCAGACACAAGGATGAGAAAACGGAAGGCAGATTTTAGTGATTCATTAAAGGAAAGACACTTTAGTTTGCTCCCAAAGCTTTCTTCCAGCAGGTTCATAGGCTGA
- the LOC103488315 gene encoding uncharacterized protein LOC103488315 isoform X4: MDFGTLRYRLLDAINTIIRLDESTETGDFLQPCIEAALNLGCTPRKASRSQRNNVSTYYLSPRNQESPMLMKTSQGAVNSSRCVPYCWSLAKSVDNGMSNSGFRFQSFLPAHNSTSGKFPAFSSSHGLIGNDLPPSRFSVYPLYYGNGVQWQGQHSGFKIAPSPVSINVDSTNGGVMGKTKAYCTMAANGITQNEVMYSFTSPCDDECDLALRLGPFSASISRCENKASLGVLKVGSGSSLKETRTEDCFQVMERKFPLFSMRNAYGISEHDTWGQSLEGECVDPDTRMRKRKADFSDSLKERHFSLLPKLSSSRFIG; this comes from the exons ATGGATTTTGGTACCCTTCGATACCGCTTACTGGATGCCATTAATACCATAATAAGGCTTGATGAGAGCACAGAAACTGGAGACTTTCTTCAGCCTTGCATTGAAG CTGCTCTGAATTTAGGCTGTACACCCAGAAAGGCTTCAAGAAGCCAACGAAACaatgtctctacatactatcTCAGTCCTAGGAATCAAGAGTCTCCCATGCTAATGAAGACTTCTCAAGGAGCTGTCAATAGTTCTCGTTGTGTCCCCTATTGTTGGAGTTTGGCTAAATCTGTGGACAATGGAATGAGTAATTCAGGTTTTAGATTCCAAAGCTTTCTTCCTGCTCATAATTCAACCTCTGGAAAGTTCCCTGCTTTTTCAAGCTCACATGGTTTGATAGGAAATGATCTGCCGCCGAGCAGGTTCTCTGTCTATCCTTTATATTATGGGAATGGCGTTCAGTGGCAAGGACAACACTCTGGCTTCAAAATCGCTCCTAGTCCCGTTTCAATAAATGTTGATTCTACAAATGGAGGTGTTATGGGGAAGACTAAAGCCTATTGTACTATGGCGGCAAATGGCATCACCCAAAATGAAGTAATGTATTCTTTTACGAGCCCATGTGATGATGAATGTGATCTAGCATTGCGGTTGGGCCCTTTTTCAGCTTCAATCTCAAGATGTGAGAACAAAGCTTCGCTTGGTGTGCTTAAAGTTGGTTCAGGCAGTTCACTAAAAGAAACCAGAACCGAGGATTGTTTCCAAGTGATGGAGAGGAAGTTTCCCTTGTTTTCTATGAGAAATGCATATGGCATATCTGAGCACGATACATGGGGGCAGAGTCTAGAAGGGGAATGTGTTGATCCAGACACAAGGATGAGAAAACGGAAGGCAGATTTTAGTGATTCATTAAAGGAAAGACACTTTAGTTTGCTCCCAAAGCTTTCTTCCAGCAGGTTCATAGGCTGA
- the LOC103488316 gene encoding uncharacterized protein LOC103488316, with product MAKMKKFQVKLDNLKLYGYDKENERIAIEIKWKGPQRHSLLSVPFYAKSPLQINRTSAQPVLNNHHQWNHEFHSICAFEFPHHEDPSSIPFWDTKFYVLLEESTKSKTKTSVLGKASLNLAEMLLALERKMERNVPITLKDSAGAAPHHAMISVCVNFVEIRDGSDMIHQQDKEGFMKALKGLTSFKKKNREKGKMISSDGENRGLGDPTIGEDDGDQKLGKLFSKKRRLSFSFRHSKGKVEPWLEKTNTAVNDGVTVDQQQHDNDPSVLKDVPISTTSQMEKTESTAFSLETDGQNKETSGGKWETREIVSRDGKTKLKTEVFFGSFDQRSEKAGGESACTAIVAVITHWLHSNYGMMPTQQELDNLIMEGSSEWQKLCNNVCYSNYFPNKHFDLETVVQADVRPIAVSPEDSFVGFFSPEKFSCLTEAMSFEQIWNEVNAKTCSIYESRIYIVSWNDHFFVMKMEEDACYIIDSLGERLFEGCNQAYILKFDSSSLMFENQEKGEAGELVCRGKECCREFFERFLAAITIEELEEEQKKLSDFNFVPHQRLQIDFHFSSPVASSSSTSPYSLFSDQSPA from the exons ATGGCGAAGATGAAGAAATTCCAAGTGAAATTAGACAATTTGAAGCTTTATGGATATGacaaagagaatgaaagaatcGCCATTGAAATCAAATGGAAAGGTCCTCAAAGACATTCCCTTTTATCCGTTCCATTTTATGCAAAATCCCCTCTCCAAATTAACCGAACCTCCGCCCAACCAGTTCTAAACAATCATCACCAATGGAACCACGAATTCCACAGCATTTGTGCATTCGAATTCCCCCATCATGAAGatccttcttccattccgttcTGGGATACAAAATTCTATGTCTTACTC GAAGAATCCACAAAATCCAAGACGAAGACTTCTGTTTTAGGCAAGGCGTCGCTTAATTTAGCAGAGATGCTTTTGGCATTGGAGAGGAAAATGGAGCGAAATGTTCCTATTACGTTGAAGGATTCTGCAGGAGCGGCTCCTCATCATGCTATGATTtct GTATGTGTGAATTTTGTGGAGATCAGAGATGGGTCGGACATGATTCATCAACAAGACAAGGAGGGATTTATGAAAGCGTTGAAAGGTTTAACGAGCTTCAAGAAGAAGAACAGGGAAAAGGGTAAAATGATTTCATCGGACGGTGAAAACAGGGGTCTGGGAGATCCAACGATTGGGGAGGACGATGGAGATCAAAAGCTGGGGAAATTGTTCTCTAAGAAGAGACGGCTGAGTTTTAGTTTTAGACATTCGAAAGGGAAAGTGGAGCCGTGGTTGGAGAAGACGAACACGGCGGTCAACGACGGAGTTACCGTTGACCAACAGCAAcacgacaatgatccttccgtgTTGAAAGACGTCCCCATTTCAACTACTTCTCAGATG GAGAAAACAGAAAGCACAGCGTTTTCTTTAGAAACAGATGgtcaaaacaaagaaactagCGGAGGGAAGTGGGAAACTAGAGAAATAGTAAGCAGAGATGGCAAGACAAAGCTGAAAACAGAGGTGTTCTTTGGCTCGTTTGACCAGCGGAGCGAGAAGGCTGGAGGCGAGAGTGCCTGCACGGCGATAGTCGCCGTGATCACCCACTGGCTGCACTCGAACTATGGTATGATGCCCACACAACAGGAGCTTGACAACCTCATAATGGAAGGCTCATCAGAATGGCAAAAGCTTTGCAACAATGTCTGCTACTCCAACTACTTCCCAAACAAACATTTTGACCTCGAAACCGTCGTGCAAGCTGACGTCCGACCGATCGCAGTCTCACCTGAAGATTCCTTTGTTGGGTTCTTCAGCCCAGAGAAATTCAGCTGCTTGACAGAAGCAATGTCCTTCGAGCAAATATGGAATGAAGTCAATGCCAAAACATGTTCAATTTACGAGTCGAGAATTTATATCGTGAGTTGGAACGATCACTTCTTCGTGATGAAGATGGAAGAAGATGCGTGTTACATCATTGATTCATTGGGTGAACGGTTGTTCGAGGGGTGTAATCAAGCATACATCTTGAAGTTCGATAGCTCAAGTTTGATGTTCGAGAATCAAGAGAAAGGAGAAGCTGGGGAATTGGTTTGCAGGGGAAAAGAGTGTTGCAGAGAGTTTTTTGAAAGGTTTCTTGCAGCCATAACCATTGAAGAGCTGGAAGAAGAACAAAAGAAGTTGAGTGATTTTAATTTCGTACCCCATCAGAGGTTACAAATTGACTTCCATTTTAGCAGCCCTGTTGCTTCATCCTCATCAACTTCCCCTTACTCTCTTTTCTCTGATCAAAGCCCTGCATAA